A single region of the Brassica rapa cultivar Chiifu-401-42 chromosome A03, CAAS_Brap_v3.01, whole genome shotgun sequence genome encodes:
- the LOC103860275 gene encoding peptidyl-prolyl cis-trans isomerase FKBP15-1, translating into MRSSASSAMKAAGVLVLLAVLTSVYAKKSGDVTELQIGVKFKPKTCDVQAHKGDKIKVHYRGKLTDGTVFDSSFERGDPIEFELGSGQVIPGWDQGLLGACVGEKRKLKIPSKLGYGDNGSPPKIPGGATLIFDTELVAVNGKPSGDAKTKNEL; encoded by the exons ATGAGGAGCTCTGCATCATCCGCCATGAAAGCTGCTGGAGTTTTGGTTCTCCTTGCCGTCTTAACATCAG TTTATGCGAAGAAGTCAGGTGATGTGACAGAGTTGCAGATTGGTGTTAAG TTCAAGCCGAAGACATGTGATGTTCAGGCTCACAAAGGGGACAAGATCAAGGTCCACTATCGA GGAAAGTTAACAGATGGAACTGTGTTTGATTCAAGTTTTGAGAGAGGTGATCCTATTGAGTTTGAGCTTGGAAGTGGTCAAGTCATTCCAG GATGGGACCAGGGTCTGCTAGGAGCTTGTGTAGGTGAGAAGAGGAAGCTCAAAATCCCGTCCAAGCTTGGTTATGGTGACAACGGCTCACCACCGAAAATCCCCG GTGGGGCGACATTGATATTCGACACCGAGCTAGTTGCTGTGAACGGGAAACCATCCGGCGATGCAAAAACGAAGAATGAGCTTTGA
- the LOC103860276 gene encoding peptidyl-prolyl cis-trans isomerase FKBP62, whose amino-acid sequence MDEDFEMPPVGGMNGDDEMDFGDDASFLKVGEEKEIQQGLKKKLLKEGQGFETPENGDEVEVHYTGTLLDGTKFDSSLDRGTPFKFTLGQGQVIKGWDIGIKTMKKGENAVFTIPSELAYGESGSPPTIPANATLQFDVELLSWSSVKDICKDGGVFKKIVAAGEKWEMPKDLDEVLVKYVAKLEDGTVVGKSDGVEFTVKDGYFCPALAKAVKTMKKAEKVLLTVKPQYGFGEKGKPASGGEAAVPPNATLEIELELVSWKTVSEVTDDNKVIKKILKEGEGYERPNEGAVVKVKLIGKLGDGTVFLKKGHGDGEEPFEFKTDEEQVIDGLDKALLKMKKGEVALVTIDPEYAFGSTESKQELAVVPPNSTLYYEVDLVSFDKERESWDMNTEEKIEAAGKKKEEGNAKFKAGKYALASKRYEKAVKYIEYDSSFSEEEKKQAKALKVACNLNDAACKLKLKEYRQAEKLCTKVLELESTNVKALYRRAQAYMELADLDLAEFDVKKALEVDPDNREVKVEQRRLKEKMKEFNKKEAKFYGNMFAKLSK is encoded by the exons ATGGATGAAGATTTCGAGATGCCTCCCGTCGGCGGAATGAACGGCGACGACGAGATGGACTTCGGCGACGACGCCTCCTTCCTCAAAGTCGGCGAGGAGAAGGAGATCCAGCAAGGCTTGAAGAAGAAGCTCCTCAAGGAAGGCCAAGGATTCGAGACTCCTGAGAACGGCGATGAAGTCGAAG TGCACTACACTGGTACTTTGCTCGATGGGACCAAGTTCGATTCCAGCCTTGACAGAGGAACGCCTTTCAAATTCACTCTCGGTCAAG GTCAGGTTATTAAAGGATGGGATATTGGTATTAAGACTATGAAGAAGGGTGAAAACGCTGTATTCACCATCCCTTCGGAGCTGGCTTATGGTGAATCTGGTTCGCCGCCGACCATCCCTGCTAATGCCACGCTTCAGTTTGATGTGGAGTTGCTTTCTTGGTCGAGTGTCAAGGATATATGCAAGGATGGTGGCGTTTTTAAGAAGATTGTTGCTGCGGGGGAGAAGtgggaaatgcctaaggatctcGATGAAGTTCTTG ttaagTATGTGGCTAAGCTTGAGGATGGTACGGTTGTTGGAAAATCTGATGGTGTTGAGTTCACTGTTAAAGACG GTTACTTCTGTCCTGCACTTGCTAAGGCTGTGAAAACCATgaagaaggcagagaaggttcTTCTGACTGTTAAACCACAAT ATGGTTTCGGGGAGAAGGGAAAGCCAGCCTCTGGTGGTGAAGCTGCGGTTCCTCCAAACGCAACCCTTGAGATCGAGCTGGAGTTAGTTTCCTGGAAGACAGTTTCTGAAGTGACCGATGACAACAAGGTCATCAAGAAAATCTTGAAAGAAGGGGAAGGATATGAGCGTCCCAATGAGGGGGCGGTTGTGAAAG TGAAACTGATAGGGAAACTTGGAGATGGTACTGTGTTCCTAAAGAAAGGTCACGGTGATGGTGAAGAGCCCTTTGAGTTCAAAACAGATGAAG AGCAAGTGATCGATGGGCTTGATAAAGCTCTGTTGAAGATGAAGAAGGGTGAAGTGGCATTGGTGACCATAGACCCAGAGTATGCTTTTGGTTCAACTGAGTCAAAGCAGGAATTAGCTGTGGTGCCGCCAAACTCAACCCTCTATTATGAGGTTGACCTTGTGTCTTTCGACAAG GAAAGGGAATCGTGGGACATGAACACTGAGGAGAAGATTGAAGCTGCTGgtaagaagaaggaagaaggaAATGCAAAGTTCAAAGCAGGCAAATACGCACTCGCTTCCAAGAGATACGAAAAG GCTGTCAAATACATTGAATACGACTCATCCTTCAgcgaggaggagaagaagcaaGCGAAAGCGTTGAAAGTGGCGTGCAATCTGAACGATGCAGCTTGCAAACTGAAGTTGAAAGAATACAGGCAGGCTGAAAAGCTATGCACAAAG GTGCTAGAGCTGGAAAGCACCAATGTGAAGGCCCTATACAGGAGAGCGCAGGCTTACATGGAGTTGGCTGATTTGGACTTGGCTGAGTTTGATGTCAAGAAGGCCCTTGAAGTTGATCCCGACAACAG GGAAGTGAAGGTGGAGCAGAGAAGGCTGAAGGAGAAAATGAAGGAGTTTAACAAAAAGGAGGCCAAGTTTTACGGAAACATGTTTGCAAAACTCTCT AAGTGA
- the LOC103860277 gene encoding uncharacterized protein LOC103860277 — MAIFTKTKRVTDPLDEEAKARIFSNHSSTLEDQDSPEICELEFLEDGLEDKSQTLYDSDSDLSENSATERSSEEASEKILKMALTFSDYDPYQNILLAHVSRAAEAYSAFRSKRKHVFKDKVASFLRELGHNAAVCVSKWNSSSKLTAGSYDFIDVVYKPPGDKTSVRYFVDLDFASEFEIARPTPQYARVLQLLPRVFVGKEENLRTVVREACDAAKRSMKSRGLSLPPWRRFSYLQHKWFGPCTRRVGSGLEVTPLNKDAVSCRSVGFDDAVNGRLFIRT, encoded by the coding sequence ATGGCGATCTTCACTAAAACAAAACGTGTCACGGACCCACTAGACGAAGAAGCCAAGGCTCGGATCTTCAGCAACCACAGCAGCACACTAGAAGACCAAGACTCTCCCGAAATCTGCGAACTCGAGTTTCTAGAAGATGGTCTCGAAGACAAATCACAAACACTCTACGACTCTGACTCGGACTTGTCTGAAAATTCCGCAACGGAACGTTCCAGTGAAGAAGCTAGTGAGAAAATCTTAAAAATGGCCTTGACCTTCTCCGACTATGATCCTTACCAAAACATATTGCTAGCTCACGTTTCGAGAGCAGCGGAAGCATATTCCGCTTTCAGATCCAAGCGGAAACATGTTTTCAAAGACAAGGTAGCATCGTTTCTACGAGAGCTCGGACACAACGCCGCCGTTTGCGTTTCGAAATGGAACTCGTCATCTAAACTCACCGCCGGGAGTTACGACTTCATCGACGTGGTTTACAAACCCCCTGGTGATAAGACATCAGTTCGTTACTTTGTCGATCTAGACTTTGCTTCTGAGTTCGAGATCGCGAGGCCCACACCCCAATACGCGCGTGTGTTGCAGTTGCTGCCTCGTGTTTTTGTTGGGAAGGAAGAGAATCTTAGGACGGTTGTGAGAGAGGCCTGCGACGCGGCGAAGAGGTCGATGAAGAGCCGTGGCTTGTCTCTCCCACCGTGGCGGAGATTCTCTTACTTGCAACACAAGTGGTTCGGTCCGTGCACGAGAAGGGTTGGATCTGGTTTGGAAGTGACGCCGTTGAATAAAGACGCCGTTAGCTGTCGTTCTGTGGGGTTTGATGACGCCGTCAATGGGCGTTTGTTCATCAGGACGTGA
- the LOC103860278 gene encoding protein NRT1/ PTR FAMILY 4.1 has product MQNEMEEKFEDWRGKEAIPGKHGGIRAASIACVVEIMENMVFLACSTNFITYFTKSWHYSSAKASNMVTNFTGTSFLLTIIGGFVADSFLTRFTAFVIFCSIELLGLILLTIQAHSPKLQPHGDNTPSTLPSLVLFTGLYAVATGVGGVKASLPAHGGDQLDSRKQGLISGFFSWYFFSICFGGLLAVTIMVWTEENKGWSSSFDICTVILASALFIFTVGFPMYRFRRPTGSPLTRIVNVFVSAARNRNRFVTDAEITLNNSTDKSIHHNKFKFLNKAKLNNKISATEVEETRTFLALLPIFASTIVMNCCLAQLSTYSVQQGMLMNRKLSKSFELPPASLNTIALLFMLSSIAFYELFAKRIASSNNERSSSFNLKRIGTGLALTSIAMAIAAIVEAKRKHEAVHNNIKISVFWLEFQYVLLSFSDVLTLGGMLEFFYRESPASMKSISTALGWFSTALGFFLSTVLVDVTKSVTGWLDGEDVNGSRLELFYAVLCVLNTLNLFNYIFWAKRY; this is encoded by the exons ATGCAGAATGAGATGGAAGAGAAATTTGAAGATTGGAGGGGTAAAGAGGCAATACCTGGCAAGCATGGTGGAATTAGAGCTGCATCCATCGCTTGTG TTGTGGAGATTATGGAGAATATGGTGTTCTTAGCATGTTCAACCAACTTCATCACATACTTCACGAAATCATGGCATTACTCATCAGCCAAAGCATCAAACATGGTGACCAATTTCACAGGAACGTCGTTTTTGCTCACTATCATTGGTGGTTTTGTTGCTGACTCTTTTCTCACTCGCTTCACCGCTTTCGTCATCTTTTGTTCCATTGAACTCCTG GGTTTGATCTTGTTGACCATCCAAGCACATAGCCCTAAGTTACAACCTCACGGAGATAACACTCCTTCAACTCTTCCATCACTGGTTCTATTCACCGGATTATATGCAGTAGCTACAGGTGTTGGAGGTGTCAAAGCCTCTTTGCCTGCTCATGGAGGCGACCAGCTTGATAGTCGAAAGCAAGGACTTATCTCAGGATTTTTCAGTTGGTACTTCTTCTCTATCTGCTTTGGAGGCCTCTTGGCCGTTACAATTATGGTGTGGACTGAAGAGAACAAAGGATGGAGCTCCAGCTTCGATATCTGCACCGTGATTTTAGCATCTGCACTCTTTATTTTCACCGTGGGATTTCCTATGTATCGGTTCAGGCGTCCAACGGGAAGCCCTTTGACCAGAATTGTGAACGTGTTTGTTTCTGCCGCAAGAAACCGAAATAGGTTTGTAACGGATGCAGAGATAACGCTGAATAACTCTACCGACAAAAGCATTCATCACAACAAATTCAA GTTTTTAAATAAAGCGAAGCTCAACAACAAGATCTCAGCAACAGAAGTTGAAGAAACAAGAACGTTTCTAGCTCTCCTACCAATATTTGCGAGCACAATTGTAATGAACTGTTGCTTAGCACAACTCTCAACCTACTCCGTACAACAAGGCATGCTGATGAACAGAAAACTCTCAAAGTCCTTCGAGCTTCCTCCCGCTTCTCTCAACACTATTGCTCTCCTATTTATGCTCTCTTCTATAGCTTTCTACGAACTCTTTGCAAAAAGAATCGCATCAAGCAACAACGAAAGGTCGTCGAGCTTCAATTTGAAACGCATAGGAACAGGCCTAGCTCTTACATCTATTGCAATGGCCATAGCAGCAATCGTGGAGGCCAAGAGAAAACACGAGGCGGTTCACAATAACATCAAAATATCTGTGTTCTGGTTAGAGTTTCAGTATGTTTTGCTGAGTTTCTCGGATGTGTTGACTCTTGGAGGAATGTTAGAGTTCTTTTATAGAGAATCTCCGGCGAGTATGAAGAGCATCAGCACGGCGTTGGGGTGGTTTTCCACCGCATTAGGTTTCTTCCTCAGTACGGTTCTTGTGGATGTCACTAAATCGGTCACCGGATGGCTCGACGGAGAAGATGTTAACGGCTCCAGGCTCGAGCTGTTTTATGCGGTCCTGTGTGTTCTTAACACCCTtaatctttttaattatattttctgggCGAAAAGATattaa